In Solanum pennellii chromosome 3, SPENNV200, a single window of DNA contains:
- the LOC107012507 gene encoding uncharacterized protein LOC107012507 → MEISGKDQSSVSANAKRSSSATKLLRYPLRSGTKPKEEKPPLTDASNSSVPRRVKPVSSVSKSIGVFDLGKEKAAAKPPRRLSIQSKSSASPASRSVGTVTPISEARAKRSVINQGKTNTPLSALAKSSNGKESNRLFSALYWLSQIKLSESAAKHSISLGFFKLALEAGCEPLQRLRDELKSYVQRHNLLGLGEPVKQLFESYNISHDFEQLQVSETCSHAPQDGTPSSDDSTSSVAATEKSEPEVVTKDAIETWQVAEPTKETSSRKDIATKNHKSVSKTATTPNSTEVAATPKSTEVSGTTKKKIENPKQKPNKNKAKRQGKKSAGVEGHANAGTAEVALPEDKENMDAPQPEV, encoded by the exons ATGGAAATCTCCGGCAAAGATCAATCCTCTGTTTCTG CAAATGCTAAGCGATCATCATCAGCAACGAAGCTTCTTCGATATCCACTGCGATCGGGCACGAAGCCCAAGGAGGAGAAGCCGCCTCTGACTGATGCTTCCAACTCTTCGGTTCCTAGAAG GGTAAAACCTGTCTCAAGTGTTAGTAAGAGTATTGGTGTCTTTGATCTTGGTAAGGAAAAGGCTGCTGCTAAACCTCCAAGAAGGCTGTCTATTCAGTCTAAGTCGAGTGCCAGCCCTGCCTCAAGATCAGTAGGCACTGTCACTCCTATTTCTGAGGCTAGGGCAAAGAGATCTGTGATCAACCAGGGGAAAACTAATACACCGCTTTCAGCTCTGGCAAAGTCATCAAATGGAAAGGAAAGCAATCGTCTATTCTCTGCACTCTACTGGCTATCCCAGATTAAGCTCTCTGAATCTGCTGCTAAGCATTCAATTTCTCTTGGGTTTTTCAAACTTGCTTTGGAAGCTGGCTGTGAG CCGCTTCAACGTTTGAGGGATGAGCTGAAATCCTATGTGCAACGTCATAACCTTCTAGGTCTTGGAGAGCCAGTGAAACAACTGTTTGAAAGCTACAATATTTCTCATGATTTTGAGCAGTTGCAAGTGTCTGAGACTTGTTCCCATGCACCTCAAGATGGGACACCTTCATCTGATGACAGCACTTCATCTGTTGCTGCCACTGAGAAATCAGAACCTGAAGTCGTGACCAAAGATGCTATTGAAACTTGGCAAGTGGCAGAACCTACTAAAGAGACTTCATCAAGGAAAGACATTGCAACTAAGAACCATAAATCTGTAAGTAAGACTGCTACAACTCCAAACTCGACAGAGGTTGCTGCAACTCCAAAATCTACAGAGGTTTCTGGTACCACAAAAAAGAAGATTGAAAATCCTAAGCAAAAACCAAATAAGAATAAGGCGAAAAGACAGGGAAAGAAATCTGCTGGAGTAGAAG GTCATGCTAATGCTGGCACTGCTGAGGTAGCCCTTCCAGAAGACAAAGAGAATATG GATGCTCCACAGCCAGAAGTTTAA
- the LOC107014753 gene encoding ubiquitin-conjugating enzyme E2 2-like — translation MSTPSRKRLMRDFKRLQQDPPAGISGAPQDNNIMLWNAVIFGPDDTSWDGGTFKLTLQFNEDYPNKPPTVRFVSRMFHPNIYADGSICLDILQNQWSPIYDVAAILTSIQSLLCDPNPNSPANSEAARLFSENKREYNRRVREIVEQSWTAD, via the exons ATGTCAACTCCTTCAAGGAAGAGACTGATGAGGGATTTCAAGAGGTTACAACAGGACCCTCCTGCGGGTATTAGTGGAGCTCCTCAAGACAATAACATTATGCTTTGGAATGCCGTTATATTTGG TCCTGATGATACTTCTTGGGATGGAG GTACGTTTAAATTGACGCTTCAATTCAACGAGGATTATCCCAACAAGCCACCAACAGTGCGATTTGTTTCTCGCATGTTTCATCCAAATA TTTATGCAGATGGAAGTATATGTTTGGATATCCTGCAAAACCAGTGGAGTCCAATATATGATGTTGCGGCTATACTTACATCCATTCAG TCACTGCTGTGTGATCCAAACCCTAATTCTCCTGCAAACTCGGAAGCTGCTCGGTTGTTTAGTGAAAATAAGAGGGAGTACAACCGGAGAGTCAGAGAAATTGTGGAGCAGAGCTGGACTGCAGACTGA